Proteins co-encoded in one Sporosarcina sp. FSL K6-1522 genomic window:
- the gucD gene encoding alpha-ketoglutaric semialdehyde dehydrogenase GucD, with protein MTTTTEAKTKTYLNYINGEWVASETGKTAASKNPARKDEVVGAYQLSSSKDFAKAATSARKAQKAWRKLTGNVRGDYLLKAASIMEERIDDIAKAMTFEMGKTFPEAKGETARGVAILRYFSGEGMRSVGDVIPSTDSEALMFTTRVPLGVVGVITPWNFPVAIPMWKMAPALIYGNTVVLKPASETAVTSAKIIECLHDAGIPAGVVNLVTGSGSLIGPEMANHKDIDAITFTGSNTVGKQLAQIAVSRGIKYQLEMGGKNPVIVANDADLELAVEATISGGLKSSGQKCTATSRVIVQQDVYETFKGKLLEKVAEITVGDGMDVGTWMGPSASQGQLDTVLSAIEKGKAEGATLLLGGNEVKKDGLNGYFVEPTVFENVSPNMALAREEIFGPVLALMKVDTIEDALELANDSEYGLSASIFTTNISNMLSFINEMDAGLVRINAESAGVELQAPFGGVKQSSSHSREQGQAAKEFYTAIKTVFIK; from the coding sequence ATGACGACAACGACTGAAGCAAAAACGAAGACATATTTGAATTATATTAACGGTGAATGGGTCGCTTCTGAAACAGGGAAGACAGCCGCTAGTAAAAATCCTGCGCGGAAGGACGAAGTGGTTGGAGCTTATCAACTTTCTTCCAGTAAAGATTTTGCCAAAGCAGCTACTTCTGCAAGAAAAGCTCAAAAGGCATGGCGGAAACTCACTGGTAACGTGCGAGGCGATTACTTGCTTAAAGCCGCTTCCATTATGGAAGAGCGAATCGATGATATAGCAAAGGCCATGACATTTGAAATGGGTAAGACGTTCCCGGAAGCAAAAGGTGAAACAGCGCGTGGCGTAGCCATTTTACGTTACTTTTCCGGCGAGGGAATGCGGTCGGTTGGTGATGTGATCCCTTCGACGGACAGTGAAGCATTGATGTTTACAACGAGAGTACCGTTGGGGGTTGTCGGCGTTATCACGCCTTGGAATTTCCCGGTAGCTATCCCGATGTGGAAAATGGCTCCAGCTCTGATTTATGGAAATACGGTGGTTCTTAAACCAGCGAGTGAAACAGCAGTTACCAGTGCGAAAATCATCGAGTGTTTACATGATGCGGGCATTCCGGCCGGCGTTGTGAACTTGGTGACGGGCTCAGGTTCCCTGATTGGACCGGAAATGGCTAACCATAAGGACATCGATGCCATTACGTTCACGGGTTCGAATACGGTTGGAAAACAATTGGCGCAAATCGCTGTTTCAAGAGGAATTAAATATCAACTTGAAATGGGTGGGAAGAACCCTGTAATTGTTGCTAACGATGCAGATCTAGAATTGGCTGTTGAAGCGACAATCAGTGGTGGTTTAAAATCATCCGGACAAAAATGTACAGCGACAAGCCGAGTCATCGTTCAACAAGATGTTTATGAAACATTTAAAGGGAAATTGCTTGAAAAAGTTGCTGAAATCACTGTCGGGGACGGTATGGATGTAGGGACTTGGATGGGTCCTAGTGCAAGTCAAGGCCAGTTAGATACGGTTCTTTCTGCGATTGAAAAAGGAAAAGCAGAGGGAGCTACATTGCTTCTAGGTGGAAACGAAGTGAAGAAAGATGGCTTGAATGGCTACTTTGTCGAGCCGACTGTATTCGAAAATGTATCGCCTAACATGGCGCTTGCGCGAGAAGAAATTTTCGGCCCAGTTCTTGCGCTTATGAAAGTAGATACGATCGAAGACGCACTAGAGTTGGCAAATGACTCGGAATATGGATTAAGTGCTTCCATTTTCACAACGAATATTAGCAATATGCTGTCGTTCATCAATGAAATGGATGCTGGTTTAGTCCGCATTAATGCAGAAAGTGCTGGAGTTGAACTGCAGGCCCCTTTCGGCGGCGTGAAGCAATCTAGTTCCCATTCACGTGAACAAGGGCAAGCAGCAAAAGAATTCTATACAGCGATTAAAACGGTGTTTATCAAATAA
- the gudD gene encoding glucarate dehydratase, giving the protein MIIGEKKESAHIGNVGTTPRVSKMTVIPVAGHDSMLLNLSGAHSPYFTRNIVILEDNQGNRGVGEVPGGEAIRQTLEDAKSLVIGESIGTYNSILNKVRKQFAIRDAGGRGAQTFDLRTTIHVVTAIEAALLDLLGKFLDVPVAELLGEGQQRDSVEILGYLFYLGDRNKTDLPYLSDTESKGDWFRLRHEEALTPESIVALAEAAYERYGFNDFKLKGGVLSGDEEMAAVTALAKRFPEARITLDPNGAWSLEEAIRLCKNQHDVLAYAEDPCGAEDGYSAREAMAEFRRATGLPTATNMIATDWRQMGHAVQLHAVDIPLADPHFWTMQGSVRVAQMCNDWGLTWGSHSNNHFDISLAMFTHVAAAAPGKITAIDTHWIWQDGQRLTKEPLQIKKGKIEVPSAPGLGIEIDMEQIEKANKLYIEQNLGARDDSIGMQYLIPGWKFDNKRPCLVR; this is encoded by the coding sequence ATGATTATTGGTGAGAAAAAGGAAAGTGCACATATAGGGAATGTAGGAACTACGCCAAGGGTTTCCAAGATGACGGTGATTCCTGTCGCGGGTCACGATAGCATGTTACTGAATTTGAGTGGAGCGCATAGCCCATATTTTACAAGAAATATTGTCATTCTCGAAGATAACCAAGGAAATCGGGGTGTCGGAGAGGTACCGGGAGGAGAGGCAATCCGTCAAACATTGGAAGACGCCAAGTCCTTGGTCATTGGGGAATCCATCGGTACTTACAATTCGATTTTAAACAAAGTTCGCAAACAGTTTGCCATTCGGGATGCGGGTGGACGTGGTGCACAGACATTTGATCTCCGGACGACCATTCATGTTGTTACGGCTATTGAAGCGGCTTTACTAGATTTACTAGGGAAGTTCCTGGATGTACCTGTTGCTGAATTGCTTGGCGAAGGTCAGCAGCGCGACAGTGTAGAAATACTTGGTTACCTTTTTTATCTAGGTGATCGAAACAAAACGGATTTGCCTTATTTAAGTGATACAGAATCAAAAGGTGATTGGTTCAGATTACGCCATGAAGAAGCATTGACACCAGAATCGATTGTTGCACTTGCGGAGGCGGCATATGAGCGCTACGGTTTTAATGACTTTAAACTAAAGGGTGGAGTACTATCCGGAGATGAAGAGATGGCAGCTGTGACAGCGCTCGCAAAACGTTTCCCAGAAGCAAGAATTACGCTGGATCCGAATGGTGCCTGGTCATTGGAAGAAGCGATTCGTCTTTGTAAAAATCAGCATGACGTACTTGCATATGCTGAAGATCCATGTGGAGCAGAAGATGGTTATTCAGCACGTGAAGCGATGGCTGAATTCCGCCGCGCAACAGGCCTTCCTACAGCGACAAATATGATTGCGACGGACTGGAGACAAATGGGGCATGCAGTACAGCTTCACGCGGTTGATATTCCGCTAGCGGACCCACACTTCTGGACGATGCAGGGTTCAGTTCGAGTGGCACAAATGTGCAATGATTGGGGACTAACGTGGGGATCGCACTCGAATAATCATTTCGATATTTCTCTTGCGATGTTCACACATGTTGCAGCTGCGGCGCCTGGGAAGATCACCGCGATTGATACGCACTGGATTTGGCAAGATGGACAGCGTCTAACGAAAGAACCGCTTCAAATTAAAAAAGGGAAAATCGAAGTTCCATCTGCACCAGGTTTAGGTATTGAAATTGATATGGAGCAGATTGAAAAGGCGAATAAACTTTATATCGAACAAAATCTTGGAGCGCGTGACGACTCTATCGGCATGCAGTATTTAATTCCAGGCTGGAAATTCGATAATAAACGACCTTGTTTAGTTCGATAA
- a CDS encoding ornithine cyclodeaminase family protein gives MHFINEQEIRSLISMKDIIETIEDYYVNNGEKKSLVPERLFINDDENSALLMPSFYEDYYGAKLIGIAPGNAAIGEATLRGIFLLNERKTMKPLVIMDARTITAMRTGAVSGLGMKYLASDEADTIGIIGTGDQGWSHLQAACAVRSVHRVLVYNRSKGRLDNFMDRAKKEFPTICFVVSDPATIVKEAQIIITTTTSTDPVIPYDGQVDLTGKHFAGSGAFKSFMQEIPDSIIKKADHLFVDTHAAFSECGEMINARTFGHSEETIPELKSLVQQGEIEEMKQQITVFKSVGVSIFDILTAKLVYERYQSQVEV, from the coding sequence ATGCACTTTATTAACGAACAGGAAATTAGAAGTCTTATTTCGATGAAAGATATCATTGAGACAATCGAGGATTATTATGTAAACAACGGGGAGAAAAAGTCGCTCGTTCCGGAACGATTATTCATCAATGATGACGAGAACTCGGCACTATTAATGCCTTCATTTTATGAAGATTATTACGGGGCAAAGCTAATTGGTATTGCTCCAGGGAATGCAGCTATCGGTGAAGCTACGTTGAGGGGGATTTTCCTATTGAACGAAAGGAAAACGATGAAACCGCTTGTCATTATGGATGCGCGAACGATTACTGCTATGCGGACGGGGGCTGTAAGCGGATTGGGTATGAAGTACTTGGCATCCGATGAAGCGGATACCATCGGCATTATAGGAACTGGCGATCAGGGGTGGAGTCATTTGCAGGCGGCTTGTGCAGTAAGGTCAGTACATAGGGTTTTAGTGTATAATCGTAGTAAGGGTAGACTTGATAACTTTATGGATAGAGCGAAGAAGGAATTTCCAACTATTTGCTTTGTGGTTTCGGACCCTGCGACCATTGTGAAAGAGGCGCAAATTATTATTACAACGACGACATCGACAGATCCGGTGATTCCTTATGACGGACAAGTTGATTTGACTGGGAAGCATTTCGCGGGTTCAGGTGCATTCAAATCATTCATGCAAGAAATTCCTGACTCAATCATTAAGAAAGCAGATCATCTATTTGTTGATACGCACGCAGCGTTTTCCGAATGCGGTGAAATGATTAATGCACGAACATTCGGCCATAGCGAGGAAACAATACCCGAGTTGAAAAGTCTTGTTCAACAAGGTGAAATTGAAGAGATGAAGCAACAAATAACGGTGTTCAAATCGGTGGGGGTATCCATTTTTGATATACTCACAGCAAAGCTGGTTTACGAAAGATATCAAAGTCAAGTTGAAGTGTAA